From the Jeongeupia sp. HS-3 genome, the window CGGATGGGCGATCAGGTATTTCGCACCGGCCACGCTGGCAAAAGCCTCGTCAAGCGCGGTCTGGTTGAACTTGTCGTGCACTTCGCACACGGCCGACCACAGCGGCATGTCATAGCCGTACTGGAAGTTCAAATACGCGCCCATATTGCGGTCGGGCGAAAAAATCACCTTTTTACCGTCGGCATACAGGTGCGCGATGATGTCGTCGACGTTGCGGCTGGTGACAATCCAGTCACTCAAGGCTTTATGCTCGGCCGAGCTGTTGATGTAGCTGACGTGTACATAATCGGCATGGGCCTCGCGCCACTTCTGCAACGCGGCCACGTCGGTCTGGGTGACGAGGCTACAGGTCGAACCGGCGTCGGGCAGGATTACCTCGGCTTCCGGATTGAGGATCTTGGCGGTTTCGGCCATGAAACGCACACCGGCGAACACGATGGTATCGGCGCCGCATTCCTTGGCATACAGCGACAACTCCAGGCTATCGCCGACCTTGTCG encodes:
- the nadA gene encoding quinolinate synthase NadA, which codes for MSKKVVTLAHYYCQPEIQQMADKVGDSLELSLYAKECGADTIVFAGVRFMAETAKILNPEAEVILPDAGSTCSLVTQTDVAALQKWREAHADYVHVSYINSSAEHKALSDWIVTSRNVDDIIAHLYADGKKVIFSPDRNMGAYLNFQYGYDMPLWSAVCEVHDKFNQTALDEAFASVAGAKYLIAHPESPLPVLQQADYVGSTSGMLNWVKSFDKEADAVIFVATEDGILYNMGLARPDLDIRQAPIYAGCQCNSCPYMKMNTIAAVKRAQAGIGTRIDYLTPEQMAAARLPIERMLEFSKRYYQ